TGGACTATTGGACAAATGCCGTTCTATGGAATGTTCATGCAATAAAAGGTGGACATGAAGAATAGAGCGAAATGAAATGACCGCAATGAAACAACGAATGAAAAACGAAATGCTTGCTGGGAAAAAAATACCTATGGTGCTGCAGGCTGTATGTGTAACCCTCCTGCTGACCTGCATGAGCATCTTTGCGCAGGCACAACCTTTTGCCAAAGAAGTGGCCGCCTTTCAACAACAAGACAGCCTTGCTTTTCCTGCTAAGAACCAGATTTTACTCATTGGCAGTTCCTCTTTCACCCTATGGAAGGATGTGCAACAATATTTTCCGGAGTATCCCATACTCAACCGGGCATTTGGCGGCTCTACCCTGGCCGATGTGTGGCGATACCGGCAGCAAATCATTGCACCGTATCAGCCCCGCCAAATCATTGTGTATTGTGGCGAAAATGATTTTGCCGCAAGTGATACTGTCACTGTAACTACGGTGGTTAATCGTTTCACCCAATTGTTTGCCTACATCCGCAGTGTGTACCCCAAAGTACCGGTGGCATATGTGTCGATGAAACCGAGCCCCAGCAGGCGGCATTTGCTGGCCAAGTACCAGGCCGCCAACACGGCCATTCAGCAATGGCTGGCTACGCAAAAACGAACGGCATTTATTGATGTTTATCAACCCATGATTCAATCAAATGGTGAACCTTTACCCCACATTTTTTTAAAAGATAGCTTGCACATGAATGCGCAGGGCTATGCCATTTGGCAACAATACATG
The Phnomibacter ginsenosidimutans genome window above contains:
- a CDS encoding GDSL-type esterase/lipase family protein, which encodes MKNEMLAGKKIPMVLQAVCVTLLLTCMSIFAQAQPFAKEVAAFQQQDSLAFPAKNQILLIGSSSFTLWKDVQQYFPEYPILNRAFGGSTLADVWRYRQQIIAPYQPRQIIVYCGENDFAASDTVTVTTVVNRFTQLFAYIRSVYPKVPVAYVSMKPSPSRRHLLAKYQAANTAIQQWLATQKRTAFIDVYQPMIQSNGEPLPHIFLKDSLHMNAQGYAIWQQYMKPVLRKK